One genomic window of Desmospora activa DSM 45169 includes the following:
- the murB gene encoding UDP-N-acetylmuramate dehydrogenase: protein MKAITQELIDAQIEDVRLHEPLSRHTTWKVGGPADILVIPRDKDELKRTIEVLHRRNIPWRAIGRGSNLLVRDGGIRGVVIKLGNGLDYYRVDGDRVIAGGGLSFVKLSVLIAKRGLTGLEFAGGIPGTVGGAVFMNAGAHGSEISRVLESAEVLLEEGRWIRLTNRELNFSYRHSILQSSVRGIVTEAVFQLKEGNREQVAASMAQFKDRRRQTQPLQHPCAGSVFRNPGGDHSGRLIEAAGLKGYRIGDAEVSTQHANFIINRGQATANDVLTLIEHIIRTIEKEYGVTLVPEVQVVGEG from the coding sequence GTGAAAGCGATCACCCAAGAATTGATAGATGCTCAAATAGAAGATGTTCGACTCCATGAACCACTTTCGCGCCATACGACTTGGAAAGTGGGCGGACCCGCCGATATCCTGGTGATTCCCCGAGACAAAGATGAGCTAAAACGGACGATAGAGGTTTTGCACCGCCGAAATATTCCTTGGCGGGCGATCGGCCGCGGCTCCAATCTGTTGGTTCGGGATGGCGGCATTCGCGGTGTCGTCATCAAACTGGGGAACGGATTGGATTATTATCGGGTGGATGGAGATCGGGTGATTGCGGGTGGTGGACTCTCTTTCGTCAAATTGTCGGTCCTCATCGCTAAACGGGGTTTAACAGGTCTTGAGTTTGCCGGAGGAATTCCAGGAACTGTGGGTGGTGCTGTTTTTATGAATGCCGGTGCCCACGGATCGGAAATTTCTCGGGTATTGGAGTCGGCTGAGGTATTGCTGGAAGAGGGACGATGGATTCGCCTGACCAATCGGGAACTCAATTTTTCCTATCGGCATTCCATCTTGCAGTCTTCTGTACGCGGCATCGTCACGGAAGCGGTCTTTCAGTTAAAAGAGGGCAACCGCGAACAGGTAGCTGCATCCATGGCTCAGTTTAAGGATCGGCGCCGTCAAACACAGCCCCTTCAGCACCCTTGTGCGGGAAGTGTTTTTCGCAATCCCGGAGGTGATCATTCCGGTCGCCTTATCGAAGCCGCTGGTCTAAAAGGTTATCGGATCGGTGATGCTGAAGTCTCCACTCAACACGCGAACTTTATCATTAATCGCGGGCAAGCGACGGCAAACGATGTTCTCACCCTGATAGAGCACATCATCCGAACGATTGAGAAAGAATACGGCGTCACCCTGGTGCCGGAAGTTCAGGTGGTGGGCGAAGGGTAG
- a CDS encoding cell division protein FtsQ/DivIB, with product MEERMRPLPSSTRSRKPPSVTAILSILLFFTGVLILLFLKSPLGEIRDVQIKGNHMVTEEELLQLARLNEGSSYFHWDGEEAEERIAALSEVKEAAITKVFPGTVVIEVKESERVAFWMDGSDAYPVLANGKVLTNRTWSDSLDKPLLKGWKKGEEIDPALARGLADLPKRIQMDLSEIRPGEDATYPDLVQVYTRNNHTVRVRIQDFTEKIPYYSMFRDRPPGTLNLLESTWFDPEKK from the coding sequence ATGGAAGAGCGGATGCGTCCCTTACCTTCATCCACCCGTTCCCGTAAGCCTCCTTCAGTGACGGCGATTCTGTCCATTCTGCTCTTTTTTACAGGGGTATTGATTCTGCTGTTTTTAAAATCCCCCTTGGGAGAGATCCGGGATGTACAGATCAAGGGGAACCATATGGTAACGGAAGAAGAGCTCTTACAACTGGCCCGACTAAACGAGGGGAGCTCTTATTTTCATTGGGATGGTGAGGAGGCGGAAGAACGGATAGCCGCTCTGTCCGAGGTAAAGGAGGCGGCGATAACCAAGGTCTTTCCTGGAACAGTGGTGATCGAGGTGAAGGAATCGGAGCGGGTTGCGTTTTGGATGGATGGTTCCGACGCTTATCCAGTTTTGGCAAATGGAAAAGTGTTGACCAACCGTACTTGGTCCGATTCGCTGGACAAGCCCCTTTTGAAAGGATGGAAAAAAGGGGAGGAGATCGATCCCGCCCTTGCCCGCGGATTGGCCGATCTTCCAAAGCGAATCCAAATGGACCTGTCCGAGATTCGCCCAGGTGAAGACGCTACATATCCGGATCTGGTCCAAGTCTATACGCGCAACAATCATACCGTGCGCGTGCGCATCCAAGATTTTACCGAGAAAATCCCCTATTATTCCATGTTTCGCGATCGCCCACCGGGTACGTTAAATCTGTTGGAAAGCACATGGTTTGATCCGGAAAAAAAGTAA
- the ftsA gene encoding cell division protein FtsA produces the protein MSSGEFIVSLDIGTSKVRVIVAEVTKESTQIVGVGSAVAKGTKKGAIIDIDQAVQSIREAIDHAERMVGIEISKVFVGITGNHVSLQPSHGVVAVSSENREIGRQDIERVMQAARVIALPPERAIIEVVPKQFVVDGLSDVQDPHGMVGVRLEVEAIIVTGSKTIIHNVLRCVEKASLSVAGILLLPLAASEICLSADEKNMGVVLADVGGGATSIAVFEQGQLAATAVLPIGGEYITNDIAIGLRTHSEAAEKVKRKYGVATVKEASGDISFPVPTIGSNRENTINQEELAMIIEPRIAEIFQLIREQVEEMGYDGDPAGGYVLTGGVLSTPHILRVAQSELGQAVRVVSPEHIGVQDPSFTSGVGMIHYIQKRWMLRQGESEEGHHRSPKKKRGPSTLERMKNWFSEFI, from the coding sequence TTGAGCAGTGGAGAGTTCATTGTCAGCTTAGACATCGGAACATCCAAGGTACGAGTGATCGTCGCCGAGGTGACAAAAGAGAGTACGCAAATTGTCGGCGTCGGATCGGCGGTCGCCAAGGGGACGAAGAAAGGGGCCATCATTGACATCGACCAAGCCGTTCAATCGATCCGGGAAGCAATTGACCATGCGGAACGAATGGTTGGCATAGAAATTTCCAAAGTGTTTGTCGGTATTACCGGTAACCATGTTTCGCTCCAGCCCAGTCACGGAGTGGTGGCGGTTTCCAGCGAGAACCGGGAAATCGGAAGGCAGGATATCGAGCGGGTCATGCAGGCGGCCCGCGTGATTGCGTTGCCTCCGGAGCGGGCGATTATCGAAGTCGTGCCGAAACAATTCGTGGTGGATGGCCTCAGTGATGTACAAGATCCCCACGGGATGGTGGGTGTTCGTCTGGAAGTGGAAGCCATCATTGTAACGGGATCGAAAACGATTATTCACAATGTCCTCCGATGTGTGGAGAAGGCTTCATTATCTGTGGCAGGAATCCTGCTACTTCCCCTCGCAGCCAGCGAAATTTGTCTGTCGGCTGATGAAAAAAATATGGGAGTCGTCCTGGCGGACGTCGGGGGTGGGGCTACTTCCATTGCCGTTTTTGAGCAGGGTCAGTTGGCAGCGACGGCCGTGTTGCCCATCGGTGGTGAATACATTACCAACGATATTGCCATCGGCCTAAGAACCCATTCGGAAGCAGCGGAAAAGGTAAAGCGAAAATACGGCGTCGCCACGGTAAAAGAAGCTTCCGGAGACATTTCGTTTCCGGTACCCACCATCGGTAGCAATCGAGAAAATACGATCAACCAGGAAGAGTTGGCGATGATTATTGAGCCACGGATCGCGGAGATTTTTCAGCTGATCCGTGAACAGGTGGAGGAGATGGGGTATGATGGGGACCCTGCCGGCGGTTATGTTCTGACGGGAGGTGTATTGTCCACCCCACACATTTTGCGCGTCGCACAAAGCGAATTGGGGCAGGCGGTGCGGGTGGTCTCCCCTGAACATATCGGCGTGCAAGACCCTTCTTTCACCAGCGGCGTGGGTATGATCCACTATATTCAAAAACGGTGGATGCTTCGTCAGGGGGAATCGGAAGAAGGGCATCATCGATCCCCCAAAAAGAAACGGGGCCCCTCTACACTGGAACGCATGAAAAACTGGTTCAGTGAATTTATCTGA
- the ftsZ gene encoding cell division protein FtsZ: MLEFDMEVEQIAQIKVIGVGGGGSNAVNRMIEGGVQGVEFIAANTDAQALNRSHAPIKLQIGEKLTRGLGAGANPSVGKKAAEESLDNIENVLKGADMVFVTAGMGGGTGTGAAPEIAAVAREQGALTVGVVTRPFTFEGRKRSLQADQGIAELKEKVDTLIVIPNDRLLEIVDKNTPMLEAFREADNVLRQGVQGISDLIAVPGLINLDFADVKTIMTERGSALMGIGMATGESRATEAAKKAICSPLLETSIDGARGVLMNITGGTNLSLYEVNEAADIVASASDPEVNMIFGAVINEELKDEIMVTVIATGFDGKEQEQAKGKPQFAFEEKKESTHHSQVVDIVRPNVKEDGGLEIPTFLRHRRKK; encoded by the coding sequence ATGTTGGAGTTTGATATGGAAGTAGAACAAATAGCCCAAATTAAGGTCATCGGAGTGGGTGGCGGTGGTAGTAACGCCGTGAACCGCATGATTGAGGGTGGAGTACAAGGGGTAGAGTTTATCGCCGCCAATACGGACGCCCAGGCTCTCAACCGCTCCCACGCTCCGATCAAACTCCAGATCGGGGAAAAATTAACCCGAGGGCTCGGGGCTGGCGCCAATCCCTCCGTTGGGAAAAAAGCGGCTGAAGAGAGCTTGGATAACATCGAAAATGTGCTCAAGGGAGCGGACATGGTGTTTGTTACCGCCGGAATGGGCGGCGGGACAGGTACTGGTGCCGCTCCGGAGATTGCGGCGGTCGCTCGTGAGCAAGGAGCCCTTACCGTCGGTGTGGTGACCCGTCCCTTCACATTTGAAGGGCGGAAACGCTCGTTACAGGCGGATCAAGGAATCGCAGAGTTAAAAGAGAAGGTGGACACCTTAATTGTGATTCCCAATGATCGCCTGTTGGAGATCGTGGATAAAAACACCCCCATGTTGGAAGCGTTCCGGGAGGCGGATAATGTCTTGCGCCAAGGTGTTCAGGGTATTTCAGACTTAATCGCCGTGCCCGGCTTGATCAACCTGGATTTTGCTGACGTCAAAACGATTATGACGGAGCGCGGCTCCGCCCTGATGGGTATTGGCATGGCGACAGGGGAATCTCGTGCGACGGAAGCAGCCAAAAAAGCGATCTGCAGCCCACTCCTGGAAACCTCCATCGATGGCGCGCGCGGCGTCCTGATGAACATCACCGGCGGTACCAACCTCAGTCTATATGAGGTTAATGAAGCCGCAGACATTGTTGCTTCCGCTTCCGATCCGGAAGTGAACATGATTTTTGGTGCGGTGATCAATGAAGAACTAAAGGATGAAATCATGGTGACGGTCATCGCTACCGGCTTTGATGGCAAGGAACAGGAGCAGGCAAAGGGGAAACCTCAGTTTGCTTTTGAGGAAAAAAAGGAATCGACCCATCATAGCCAAGTAGTGGACATCGTTCGGCCCAACGTCAAAGAAGACGGCGGCTTGGAGATCCCTACTTTCCTGCGCCATCGCCGCAAGAAGTAA
- the murA gene encoding UDP-N-acetylglucosamine 1-carboxyvinyltransferase produces MEQFVIKGGKSLYGTVRVQGAKNSALPILAATLLVEGIHEIRDVPHLSDIAVMNEILKSLGVKMRWDGNTVKLETSTLKSSRIPEILMRQMRSSIFLMGPLLSRLGEVSITRPGGCAIGARPIDLHLQGLEALGAMVEDDGESIRCTAPQLRGARIHLALPSVGATENIMMAAVCAQGETVIQNAAREPEIMDLQRFLNLMGADVNGAGSDTITIRGVDRLHSVSYEVIPDRIVAGTLAVAAAVTGGEVLLTHVMPDHMTSTIKLLRRAGVQLKLEGDALWVRGNGRLSGVGEVMTEPYPGFPTDMQPQMMTLLSMTSGKSMIQEGIFDGRFKHVHELRRMGAQLTVKENRVEIEGVPHLQGTVVEATDLRAGAALVIAGLAADGTTHVRGLTHIDRGYERLEQILLQLGGQIQRHPGKRAFA; encoded by the coding sequence TTGGAGCAGTTTGTCATCAAGGGCGGAAAATCTCTGTACGGAACCGTTCGTGTCCAGGGTGCGAAAAACTCGGCCCTTCCCATCCTGGCGGCTACGCTGTTGGTGGAAGGGATCCATGAGATCCGGGATGTGCCGCACCTGTCGGACATCGCCGTAATGAATGAAATCCTGAAATCCCTCGGTGTCAAGATGCGATGGGATGGGAACACCGTCAAGCTGGAAACCTCCACGCTGAAATCTTCCCGGATTCCCGAAATCCTGATGCGTCAGATGCGTTCGTCCATTTTCTTGATGGGACCACTGTTATCCCGGCTAGGGGAGGTCTCCATTACGCGCCCGGGTGGCTGTGCTATCGGAGCGCGACCGATTGACCTTCATCTTCAGGGGTTGGAAGCGCTTGGAGCTATGGTGGAGGATGACGGTGAGTCGATCCGCTGCACGGCACCCCAGTTGAGGGGAGCGCGAATCCACTTAGCTCTTCCCAGTGTGGGAGCGACTGAAAACATCATGATGGCGGCGGTATGTGCGCAAGGGGAGACCGTGATTCAAAACGCTGCTCGTGAACCTGAAATCATGGATCTGCAACGCTTTCTCAATTTGATGGGAGCCGACGTGAATGGGGCGGGTTCGGATACCATCACGATCCGAGGTGTAGACAGGCTGCATTCCGTTTCCTACGAAGTGATACCGGATCGGATCGTAGCGGGTACGTTGGCCGTGGCAGCGGCTGTGACGGGTGGAGAGGTCCTGCTGACTCATGTTATGCCTGATCACATGACATCCACTATCAAGCTGTTGCGGCGGGCAGGCGTTCAACTGAAATTAGAGGGAGACGCTCTCTGGGTTCGCGGAAACGGACGGTTATCCGGGGTGGGGGAAGTCATGACGGAACCGTATCCCGGCTTTCCCACCGATATGCAGCCGCAAATGATGACACTTCTATCGATGACGAGCGGGAAGAGTATGATTCAGGAAGGAATTTTTGACGGTCGTTTTAAACATGTGCATGAATTGAGACGCATGGGTGCTCAGTTAACGGTCAAGGAGAATCGGGTTGAGATCGAAGGGGTGCCCCACCTCCAAGGGACGGTTGTGGAAGCGACGGATCTAAGAGCGGGTGCTGCCCTGGTGATCGCCGGTTTGGCGGCGGATGGAACGACTCATGTTCGTGGTCTTACCCATATCGACCGCGGCTATGAACGGTTAGAACAAATCCTGCTCCAACTGGGCGGTCAAATTCAGCGTCACCCGGGAAAACGAGCGTTTGCGTGA